Proteins from one Listeria weihenstephanensis genomic window:
- a CDS encoding mannose/fructose/sorbose PTS transporter subunit IIB yields MDIRLARIDDRLIHGQVATVWTKETQVERIIVCNDEVAKDEIRSTLLKQVAPPGVVSNVVDVEKGIRAYNNPKYETTPVMLLFTNPTDVLRFVEAGVPIKTVNIGGMAFREGKTQITNAVSVDATDVAAFRALNEKGIELEIRKVAADNKVMMIQLLDKEGL; encoded by the coding sequence ATGGATATTCGTTTAGCGAGAATTGATGACCGCCTTATTCACGGTCAAGTAGCCACAGTTTGGACAAAAGAAACACAGGTGGAACGCATCATCGTGTGTAATGATGAAGTTGCGAAAGATGAAATCCGTAGCACATTATTAAAACAAGTAGCACCACCAGGCGTTGTCTCAAACGTTGTGGATGTTGAAAAAGGTATCCGTGCCTATAACAACCCTAAATACGAAACAACACCCGTCATGTTACTTTTCACAAACCCAACAGACGTACTTCGTTTTGTGGAAGCTGGCGTTCCAATTAAAACCGTAAATATCGGTGGTATGGCTTTCCGTGAAGGTAAAACACAAATCACGAATGCTGTTTCTGTGGACGCAACCGATGTAGCTGCTTTTAGAGCACTGAACGAAAAAGGAATCGAACTTGAAATCCGTAAAGTTGCAGCGGATAACAAAGTAATGATGATTCAATTGCTTGATAAAGAAGGTCTATAA
- a CDS encoding mannose/fructose/sorbose PTS transporter subunit IIA translates to MTVGIIIGTHGESARELLKSAEMIIGKQDNVEFITFVPGENTDTLIQKFHEKLDALDTSEGVLFMVDLFGGSPYNAASQIALPKEKMDVVTGVNIPMLLETLSMRAASGFEDLRNTALTAGSDGVKSLKQSLKNVEEDDL, encoded by the coding sequence ATGACGGTGGGTATCATTATTGGAACGCATGGCGAATCAGCGCGCGAACTGCTTAAATCAGCAGAAATGATTATCGGTAAGCAAGATAACGTTGAATTCATCACCTTCGTTCCAGGAGAAAATACAGATACATTAATTCAAAAGTTCCATGAAAAATTGGATGCTCTTGACACTTCTGAAGGCGTTCTTTTCATGGTTGACTTATTTGGAGGTAGCCCATACAACGCGGCAAGCCAAATTGCGTTACCTAAAGAAAAAATGGATGTCGTAACGGGTGTCAATATTCCGATGTTACTTGAAACCCTATCCATGCGAGCGGCAAGTGGTTTTGAAGATCTTCGCAACACTGCCCTAACAGCCGGAAGTGATGGCGTTAAATCACTGAAACAATCACTTAAAAATGTCGAGGAGGATGATTTATAA